A part of Neoarius graeffei isolate fNeoGra1 chromosome 8, fNeoGra1.pri, whole genome shotgun sequence genomic DNA contains:
- the rraga gene encoding ras-related GTP-binding protein A, with amino-acid sequence MSSTAMKKKVLLMGKSGSGKTSMRSIIFANYIARDTRRLGATIDVEHSHVRFLGNLVLNLWDCGGQDTFMENYFTSQRDNIFRNVEVLIYVFDVESRELEKDMHYYQSCLEAILQNSPDAKVFCLVHKMDLVQEDQRDLIFKEREEDLKRLSRPLLCTCFRTSIWDETLYKAWSSIVYQLIPNVQQLESNLRNFAQIIEADEVLLFERATFLVISHYQCKEQRDAHRFEKISNIIKQFKLSCSKLAASFQSMEVRNSNFAAFIDVFTSNTYVMVIMSDPSIPSAATLINIRNARKHFEKLERVDGPKHSLHMRMR; translated from the exons ATGTCAAGTACAGCCATGAAGAAAAAG GTGTTATTGAtgggaaagagtggttcaggaaagaCCAGCATGAGATCAATCATCTTCGCCAACTACATTGCCAGAGACACTCGCCGTCTGGGAGCCACAA TTGATGTGGAGCACTCCCATGTGCGCTTTCTGGGCAATCTGGTGCTGAACCTGTGGGACTGTGGAGG GCAGGATACCTTCATGGAGAACTATTTCACCAGTCAGAGAGATAACATCTTCCGGAACGTGGAGGTGCTGATATACGTGTTCGATGTGGAGAGCAGAGAGTTGGAGAAGGATATGCATTACTACCAGTCCTGTTTGGAAGCCATCCTTCAAAATTCACCTGATGCTAAAGTCTTCTGCTTGGTGCACAAAATGGACCTGGTTCAGGAAGATCAGAGAGATTTG ATCTTTAAAGAACGTGAGGAAGACCTGAAGAGGCTTTCCCGCCCACTGTTATGTACCTGCTTCAGAACCTCCATTTGGGATGAGACACTTTATAAG GCGTGGTCCAGCATTGTCTATCAGTTAATCCCAAATGTCCAGCAGCTCGAATCTAACTTGCGCAATTTTGCCCAGATCATTGAGGCAGATGAGGTTCTGCTTTTTGAAAGAGCCACCTTTCTG GTGATCTCTCACTATCAGTGTAAGGAGCAACGAGATGCGCACCGCTTTGAGAAGATCAGCAACATTATTAAACAGTTTAAGTTGAGCTGCAG TAAATTGGCTGCTTCCTTCCAGAGCATGGAAGTGCGTAACTCCAACTTTGCTGCTTTTATTGATGTGTTCACCTCCAACACCTATGTCATGGTGATCATGTCTGACCCTTCCATAC CCTCTGCTGCGACCCTCATCAACATTCGTAATGCCAGGAAGCATTTTGAAAAGCTGGAGAGGGTGGACGGCCCCAAGCACAGCTTGCACATGCGCATGCGTTAG